The Desulfonatronum sp. SC1 DNA window GCCTTGGCCATGCTAGGGCTGCTCAGTGCATCGGCACCGTCGGACTTCCACGTGGAAACCTTCTCCCTGGGGCCGAATTCGGGCATCATCCGAGCCAGACTGGCCGACTACGAACAACTGGAAACCCTGCTCAAGGCCCTGGAAGGCCAGGACCGCCTCCGCTTCGACCTGGACCAAGCCTCCAGCGCGGACGACGCCGTCCTGGCGACACTGAGGGTGAGCTACTGACCCCGGCTCGACAACCAAGACATTTGGCCCCATGAACCGTTCACAACGCATCGCTTTCCGTCGGCATCCGTCCCCCCTGACCTTTTGGCGGGACTGGCCGCGCGGTCGTCAACGGGGGGCCTTGTGCCTGCTCCTGGCCCTGACCGTGGCGGGCTCCGTGGCTGCTTGGTTCTCGCTGTACGCCGCGACCCAGCGCGCGGTCCTTCGCGAAGAAACGGCCACGGAACTCCATCAGCGCGTCGCGACATTGGTCGCTGAAATCCGCGACCAGGAACGTGGGCCAAGCCTGGAGCGGGCCAACCTGCCGATATTGGTCGCGGCCCGCCAGCTCAGCCGGGACATCGGCCTGGAAGACAAGCTGATTTCGGTCAGGCCGGCCTTGCAGGCCACGGGTCGCGACGGGGTTCAGCTTTACTACGAACGGCTGACTTTGCCGGACCTGTTGGCCCTACTGGAAACCCTGGGCCGCGACGGCGGCCTGCAAACCTCCACAGTAACCTTCAACCGGCGTCTGGACAATCCATCCCTGGCCGATCTCCAATTGGTACTCTATCGATGACCTCACCCAATCCTGTTCATGGCGCTCTTCGTGATCCCAGCTCCCGCGGCGCCGACCACACTTCGGGCCAAACTGCTGGCCAAACCGCCGCCAAACCGGGCCTGCTCCGCCGCTTCGGCCCGGTCGGCACGATTTTTTTCATCGGCCTGCTGATCGGACTGCTCTTCTTCCTCTCCAGAGAACTGCTCTGGAGCCAGGTTCTGCGGCATACCCTCGGTCACCTGCCCAACGCCTCCTGGAGTTGGCAGGCCGTCGGGAACCGAGGGCTGACGCACATCACCTACCAGCACTTTGAGCTGCATGTGAACCAGAGTCGGTTCTTGGTTCCGGAACTGACTATCCAACTGGGCACGACCCGCCCGGTGACCATGACCGCTGTCACCGGGCCGACCCTGGTGGCGGATTTCAGTTGGGACAAGGAACTGCGCCTTTCCGGCGGCGTGAACCTCCAGCGCCTACTCCCCGAACAGCGGGTGCAGGGAACGGTGGAGACCGAAGGATTCGTCCGCTGGCGAACGTGGGACAAGCCTCCGCATCAAGGCGAACTGGACATCCAGGCCCCCGGCCTGCTGGTCGTGGCCCCGGGAATCATGACCATCAACCTGCGCGGCCAGGCCACCCTGGAAGGCAACCACCTCCGCCTGACCCCCCTGCAAGCCGACGGCCCGGTGGGCGTCACCGCCGACGCCGAAGGATTTCTGGACTGGAACCGCCTGGAAAACACCACCTACTCCATCTCCGGTACCCTGACCGGCCTGGGCAATATGCCCTTTTCGGCCTCCGGGCGGCTGGGGAGTTTGTGGGGGAGGTAGGGTGAAAAAATGGGCGAGGAGAAAAGCCGGAGAGCCGAGCTATAGACTGGTGACCCGCAACAACTCTTCCATGGTGGTTTTGCCTTGATCTACGAGGCGCAGGCCGTGCTCGTGCATGGTTTGGAAGCCGGTTGTCTTGAGATGGGCGCGGAGCTGCTCCACGGAGGATTTCTGAACGACCAAGCTTCGCAAGGCCTCATCCACGGGCATCAGCTCGAAAATCCCCTGGCGGCCGCGGTAGCCGCTGTGGCGGCAGGCTTCGCAGCCGATATGGGGCGATGGCTGGGTTGAATGGGAGGTATGGGAAGGATGGGACGCATGGGAGGGTGAGGAACACGTTGGACAGTTTAGGCGGACGAGGCGTTGGCCGATGACCAGATGCAGGGATGAGGCCAGCAGGAAAGGTTCCACGCCCATTTCCAGCATCCGGGTGACCGCGGTGGGCGCATCGTTGGTGTGCAAGGTGGCCAGGACCAGGTGTCCGGTCAGGGAGGCCTGCACGGCGGTGCTCGCGGTTTCCTGGTCCCGGATTTCGCCCACCAGGATGATGTCCGGATCCTGACGCAGGAAGCCGCGGATGGCCGTGGCAAAGGTCACGCCCGCGGCCCGGTTGACCTGGACCTGGTTCACGCCGGGCAGGTGGTACTCCACCGGGTCCTCCACGGTCATGATGTTCCGGGATTCGCGGATCAGCTCGCGCAGGGCCGCGTAGAGGGTCGTGGTCTTGCCACTGCCCGTGGGGCCGGTGACCAGGATGATCCCGTGGGGCGCGGCGATCATCCTGGTGATCACGGCCACGGCCTCCGGCTCCAGGCCAAGGTCGGATAGGGGCAGGATGTTCTTGGAACGGTCCAGGATGCGCAGCACTGCCTTTTCGCCGTTCAGCGTGGGCATGGTGGAAACCCGGACGTCCACATCCTTGCGGCCCACCCGGACCTGAAAGCGCCCGTCCTGCGGAGCCCGGCTTTCAGCCACATCCATCTGGCCCATGACCTTGATCCGGGCCAGCACCGTGGATTGGACCGCCAGCTCCAGGCGGCGTTCGGTGCGCAATTCGCCGTCCACCCGGAACCGGACCTGAAAGCCGTTTTCCCGGCCTTCGAAGTGAATGTCGCTGGCCCCCTGACTCACCGCCTGATGCAGCAACCGATTCACCAGCCGGACAATGGGCGCGTCCTCGTGGGACCAGCCCAGCAGCTCCCGCCCGGAATCGTCCGCTTCATCGCCCAAGGCCTCCTCATCCTCCGCCGCCGCCGATGCGTCCTCTTCCCAGAGCGCCAGGGCCTGCTCCAGGGCCGGAAAAAAAAACTCGTTGCGGACCAATTCCGTACGCACGGCCAGACCGAGCCTCCAGGCCAGAAAATCAGCCAGAGGCCTGGCTCTGGCAGCCAGAAGCCAGACCCGGAGCATCCCGTCTTCCGCGGCCACGGGCAGAAATTCGTTACGCCGGGGAAAGGCCAGATACTGGCTCACGATCTCCTGGGGCAGGCGCGACAGGTCTGGTGCCCCCGTCAAAGCGTTTCCAGATGTCATTGGCCGGGCACCCGTTGCAACTCTTGCCCCCCTTCCCATCTCATCTCCCGGCCCATTTCCCGATCCAGATCAAAGCCGTGCCGGTCCCCGCCCTGCCAGAACTCCCGCTGCAGCAGCTCCCGGCTGGTGCGCTGGCCTTCCCGCAGGTCATCCATGCGTCGCCGGGTCAATTCCTCGGCCTGCTCCACGGTGTTGATAATTCTGGCCGACAGAAAGACCATCAGGGTCGCTTTCTCCGCGGAGACCGCCTCCCGGCGAAACAACCAGCCCAGAACCGGAATCTTTGACAGACCCGGCACGGCCCGGCGGACCTGGTTGAAATCGTTTTGCATCAGCCCGCTGATGACCATGGTGAACCCGTCCGGGATCTGGACATTGGTTCTGGTGTTCCGGCTCCGGGTTCGCGGCCGGTCGTCCTCACCGGCCGAATCGATCACGTTGCTGACTTCCTGCTCTACCTGCATCCGGATCACCCCGGTCTCGGAATTGATGTGCGGAGTGACCTTCAGCCTGATCCCAACATCCCGGTATTCGAAGGTCTTGATGGCATTATTCTGGGTGTCGAACTTCTCGCTGACCTGGTAGGCGCGATTCTCGCCCACGAAGATTTCCGCCTCGGCGTTGTCCAGGGTCATGATCTGCGGAGTGGAAAGAATGTTGAAGTCCCGGGCGGTTTTCATAAAGCTGATCAAGGCGCCGAGGGTGGAAAACGTCTCTCCGGCGTAGGTGATGGCGTTGCCCAGGGCTCCCACGGTAAACCCTCCCGGTGCCAACGGCGGAGCCGCCGTCGCCAGCAAGGGCGTCAGGCTCGAAGGTGACCCCAGAAAACCGCCCGTGGCCACTCCATCTGATCCGCCTCCGCCCACGACCCACTCCACGCCGAAGTCCTGGCTGTTCTCCAGGGATGTCTCCACGATCAGGGCTTCCACGAAAACCTGATCCAAGGGGCGATCCAAATGGGCGATGATAGACTCCACCTGGCGCTGAATCCGCGGCTCGGCCAGAACCAGGACGGAGTTGGTCTCCGCGTCCGCGGCCACCAATACACCGCGACCATTCACTCCCTCCTCCGCCCCCCCGACTCCATCACCCTGAAGCAGGGTGCGCAGCACGTCCGCGGCGGAGGATGCCCTGGCGTTCTTCAGGGCGTACATGCTCATGTCCGCGCTGGAATCGGTGATCCGGTCCAGATTGTCCAACAAGCCGCGCACGGCTTGACGCTGCTCATCGGAGCCCGCCACCAGCAGGGAGTTGGACCATTCCACCGCCAGGATCACCGGGGTCTCGGCCAGATGGCCGCGGGAAAACAGTTCCTCGTACAACTGCCCCACCTTCCGGGCCGTGACTCCGGCCTGGGCCTGATGCAGGGGCAGCAGTTCCACGTCCCAACGCGCGCCCAGGGACAGCACCGCCTCCAGGACTTCCTGCATCTTGCGCACCCTGGAGCGGGTGTCCCGGAGCAACAGGGCTTGGGCCTGGGGAATCTCCATGATCAACCCGAACCGGGAGGCAAATGGCTGCAACAATTCGCTGACCTGCTCCCGCGGCAAACGCTGGTGCAGGCGAATGACCGTGGTCAGCAGTTCGCTGTCCTCCCCCGGCTCCAGGCCGGGGCGGAGCGGATCGACCATTTCCGCGGCCTGCGGGGATTGCAAGACGTAGAAAAGGTCGCCCTGGGCCACCAGATCCAGGTTGTTGCTGGCCAGCACCCTGTCCAACACGGCCAACAGCTCCGGTTCGGTCATGGGTGCCTGGGAATGCAGGGAAACCTTCACCGGCGGGATCTGATCCTCGCGAAAAACCATGTTCCGGCCGGTGAACCGGCCAACGAACACAATGAAATCCCGCAGGGTAATCCCTTCCAGGTTGGCGGTCATCCGTTGGTCTTCTCGATCTTCCGCTTCCTGGGCTGAAACCACTCCCAAGGAAAGGATGAGTACCAAAAGCACGAAAACCAGGGCGATCAAACACCGCACGCCGCAACATGCCGTAAATCTTTTCATGGACACCGTTCCTCTGATCTTCGCCGGGCGACGGTCATGGAAATACATGGGGCTAATTCAGTTCAAGGATAAAAGTCTGCATCTGGGAGGCTCGTTGGACGTCCAGGGTGACCAGGGAAGATCGGTCCATGCCGGAATAGGCCTGGAGGAGCTGGGTTGGCCCGGTCAGCGCTTGGCCGTTTATTCTGGCCAGCACGTCCCCGTTACGCAACCCTACCTTGTGCAGCAAGGAATCCGGACGAATGCTGAGCACCTGAAAGCCGCTGACCCGGCCATCCACCGTGAACGGCTTGAAGCTGGCCATTTGCAGCAGCGCGTTCGGGTCGGAAAGCAGCGGTTGGACGTCCTGCCGGGAAAGACTGACCCGGGTTCCAACGCCGGGGGCCGCCCAGGCCTGCATCTCGGGTGGCCGAAATTCCGCGCCCGCTTCCACGGCTTTCCCTTGACCGTCCCAAAGCTGAACCTCTTCTCGCCGACCGCCGGACGCGAACACCGCGGACCGG harbors:
- a CDS encoding GspE/PulE family protein — encoded protein: MTSGNALTGAPDLSRLPQEIVSQYLAFPRRNEFLPVAAEDGMLRVWLLAARARPLADFLAWRLGLAVRTELVRNEFFFPALEQALALWEEDASAAAEDEEALGDEADDSGRELLGWSHEDAPIVRLVNRLLHQAVSQGASDIHFEGRENGFQVRFRVDGELRTERRLELAVQSTVLARIKVMGQMDVAESRAPQDGRFQVRVGRKDVDVRVSTMPTLNGEKAVLRILDRSKNILPLSDLGLEPEAVAVITRMIAAPHGIILVTGPTGSGKTTTLYAALRELIRESRNIMTVEDPVEYHLPGVNQVQVNRAAGVTFATAIRGFLRQDPDIILVGEIRDQETASTAVQASLTGHLVLATLHTNDAPTAVTRMLEMGVEPFLLASSLHLVIGQRLVRLNCPTCSSPSHASHPSHTSHSTQPSPHIGCEACRHSGYRGRQGIFELMPVDEALRSLVVQKSSVEQLRAHLKTTGFQTMHEHGLRLVDQGKTTMEELLRVTSL
- the gspD gene encoding type II secretion system secretin GspD, with translation MKRFTACCGVRCLIALVFVLLVLILSLGVVSAQEAEDREDQRMTANLEGITLRDFIVFVGRFTGRNMVFREDQIPPVKVSLHSQAPMTEPELLAVLDRVLASNNLDLVAQGDLFYVLQSPQAAEMVDPLRPGLEPGEDSELLTTVIRLHQRLPREQVSELLQPFASRFGLIMEIPQAQALLLRDTRSRVRKMQEVLEAVLSLGARWDVELLPLHQAQAGVTARKVGQLYEELFSRGHLAETPVILAVEWSNSLLVAGSDEQRQAVRGLLDNLDRITDSSADMSMYALKNARASSAADVLRTLLQGDGVGGAEEGVNGRGVLVAADAETNSVLVLAEPRIQRQVESIIAHLDRPLDQVFVEALIVETSLENSQDFGVEWVVGGGGSDGVATGGFLGSPSSLTPLLATAAPPLAPGGFTVGALGNAITYAGETFSTLGALISFMKTARDFNILSTPQIMTLDNAEAEIFVGENRAYQVSEKFDTQNNAIKTFEYRDVGIRLKVTPHINSETGVIRMQVEQEVSNVIDSAGEDDRPRTRSRNTRTNVQIPDGFTMVISGLMQNDFNQVRRAVPGLSKIPVLGWLFRREAVSAEKATLMVFLSARIINTVEQAEELTRRRMDDLREGQRTSRELLQREFWQGGDRHGFDLDREMGREMRWEGGQELQRVPGQ
- a CDS encoding PDZ domain-containing protein, which encodes MLTGLWNRHAETTPALSSPRLISSNTATPESWTAVILDANILGLEIPVHERISPEPAEAAATFDWRLLGTVTGTRAKALLRRDEDFVIADRGDMLDGWELVEVRARSAVFASGGRREEVQLWDGQGKAVEAGAEFRPPEMQAWAAPGVGTRVSLSRQDVQPLLSDPNALLQMASFKPFTVDGRVSGFQVLSIRPDSLLHKVGLRNGDVLARINGQALTGPTQLLQAYSGMDRSSLVTLDVQRASQMQTFILELN